The genomic DNA AAGCATAATAAGCAGTTAAAATAAAACAAGATATAAATAGTATTTGACTTACTGCCAATCATAATTTACTAATGTTTTTATTTTCTTTTAAATATATATTTGTACTTATTAATAATAAAGAATTTATTATATAACAATAAATTATTCCAATAAAGTTTCAAATTATATATAAAAATAGATCTCCTTTATTACCAATTCCATTAAATAATATATTGTGTCTTAACACTAAAGACAAAACAAAAATAATTGAAATAGCATAACCTACATAACTTAAAATTAATCTTCTATTTAATTTTTGATTTGCTTTAAAATTATTTTTATAATTATTTTCAAGAACACCATCTTCTCGACTTTCTTTTTTAACTGAATTTAAATACATATAACCAATAAATGCAAACAATAATCCTATTAGTGATAGCGTTAGAAAAGAACTTAAACTTAATAAATAAATTTTTCCTTGCTTTGAGCTAATTAATCTTTTTTCAACATATAAATAAACATAGAAAAGTAAGTTTAAACTCACTAAAATACAAGTTATACCATATATAAATATTAAATAGGCTCATCATGAAATGTTTTTATCATCTTTAAAAAATCCAACTATCAAGTTTTCAAAAACTATTGAAATAATTATTAATGCAGCTCCTATAATTACACCTAATATTAAAAATACTAAAAATACAGTTCCAATGAGCTTTTTCTTATTTTTTATAACATTATTATTCACTAATTTTTTTCCTTTAATTGAATATATATAAAATTAATTTAGGAAAAAAGTTTTAGTCAATCAACTTAATGATTGTTTCTTGACTAGAAGGTTTAGAATCAATAATTATTAATTGTTTAGCTAAATTTATAAAACCATTTTTATTATCTATATTGGTATATAAAGTCATAATTAAATCATCTTTTTTAACAAATTGTCCGATTGTTTTTGTTAAGTATATTCCAGCTGAAAAATCAATTTTATCTTCTTTTTTTGCTCTTCCAGCTCCCAAATGCATTGATAAATAACCCAAACTTTCTGCTGATTTAAATTTTAAATACCCTTCATTTTCAGATCTTATTTCTATTTTATATTTGGTTATAAAATGTTTATCATAATCAATAATCTTTGAAAAATCACCATTTTGAGCCTCAATAAAATCTTTTAAAATATGTGCTGCTTTTCCACTTTTTAAAACTTCTGTGACTTCTTTTTTAGCAGTTTCTAAATCATTAAAAATATGATTTGAAACCAAACTAATAGAAGCTGCTGTAATACATAATTCATTTAAATCATCAGGTCCATTACCATGCAGTGTGTCTCAAGCTTCTTTAACTTCAAGTGCATTTCCAATTGCTTTTCCTAATGGTTTATCCATATTTGTTATCATTACACTAACTTTTCTATTATGTGCTTTTCCTATTTTTATCATAACTTTAGCAAGTTCTTGAGCATCTTCTATATTTTTCATAAATGCACCAGACCCTACTTTAACATCTAACTCAATACTATCTGCAGGAATTACTAATTTTTTAGACATTATACTTGAAGCAATTAAAGGGATAGAATCAACTGAACCTGTAACATCTCTTAAAAGATAAATTTTTTTATCTGCAGGAACAACATCATCAGATTGACCCATAATTGATAAGCCGACTTTATTTAAAACTTCTTTAAATTTTTCTTGACTTATATTTTCAGTTCAACCAGTACAGCTCTCTAACTTGTCAATAGTCCCTCCAGTTTGGCCTAAACCTCTTCCGGATAATTTAGATACTTTAACACCAAAATAAGCCACTAATGGTCCGTAAATTAGACTGGTTTTATCGCCAACTCCACCAGTTGAATGTTTATCGGCAAATGGACCTTTTAAGTCGCTTAAATCATAAGTTATACCCGAATTAACCATTGCATTTGTAAAATTAATCAATTCATTTTCTGTCATGCCATTAAATCAAATCACCATTAAAAAACTAGACATTTGATAATCAGGTAGTGATCCATCAACAAAAGAGTTGACGATTCATTCAACCTCTTCTTTATTTAATTCGATATTTATCTTTTTTTTATTTATGATTGTTGAATAGTTCATTATCTCACCCTAAATATTAATAATAATAAATTTTATTTTTTTTATCATATTTTTTAACAACTAAGTTTTTTGATTTTAAATCTACATCTTTATATTTATCAATATTTTTTTGAATTTCTCTTTTAACAGTTTCTGTTAAAACACTTGTTTTTGTTGCAATAAATTTATTTGGCATCATTGGTTTTCCAAAAACTATTTTAACAGGCATAATCCCTTTTCTTTTTTGATAAACCTTATATGAATCAACTATAGAAACTGGAATAATTGGTGCATAAGCCATTTGAGCTACTTTCATGCTTGCGCCATGAAATTCATTCATTTCTGGTCCTTGACTTCTTGTTCCTTCTGGAAAAATTACAACAGATCTTTTATACTCATTAATTAATTCTTTAGCTTCTTTCATTGCATTTAAAGCACTTCTTGGGTTTTTTCTATCTAAAGGTACATTATCTATCAAATTCATAAAGTGTTTTATTGATTTTGTAGATCAAGTTTCAATTTTTGCAACAAATGAGATTGGTTGTTGTTTTTGAAAATCATTTATAACTATTAGCATTAATGGGTCAAGATTAGATTGATGGTTTGGCGCTAATACCACTCCTTTATCTAATCAATTTTCTATTCCTCAAACATGCATTTCAATATTTGGGATTCTAAGTACTTTTGAAATTTTTTTCTTAAATCAATTATAACGATATTCTTCTGAATATGAATTTGGGTCAGTTTTGATTCTTTTTGAGATTTTTTTTGCTTTACGAATTAAAAAATAAAGTCCTAAAGCACTTGTAAATAATCTTCATTTACTTAATTTGTAAGGTAATTTTCCACTCTTATCATCTTTTTCGTAAGTGTCATATTCTACGATTTCATTGGTATTACTTTCAACAGCCACTTCATTTTTTACATTTTGTTCTTCTAACTTTTTTGCCATTATAATGCCCTTTCATATATTTTAACTTGAAACTCAGAAAAATCTTTTGTTCCAATTACTTTAAATTTTTTTTTATCAATTTCTGAAGCGAATAAATCACCTTTATAATCATCAAAAATATAGCTAACCACAAGTCGATCTGCAAAATTAATTGTATAATCAAAAATTTGTTTTCCACCAATTATTATAAGTTCTTCGTCACTATTTTTAAAGTCTTTTATGACTTTTTCTAAATTATCAACAATTTCAAGATTCTCATGAATAAAATCTATTCCTTTTGTAGTAACAACTATATTTTTTCTTTTAGGTAAAGGTTTTAACTTTAATGAGTTTCATGTGTTTCTACCCATTAAAACAGTTTTTCCTCTTGTATAATTTACAAAATGCTGCATTTCTTCTTTTATATCTCAAGGCAAATGTCCATTTAATCCAATTGCGTTGTTTTTAGATTGCGCTCATATTAAAGTAACCATTAAACAGCAACTACTCCTTTTAATACTGGATGTGATTGATAATCTTCAAGAACAATATCTTCATAACTAATATCAAAAATACTTTTTTTATCAAAATTAACTTTTAATGTAGGTAATTTTTTTGGTTCTCTTTTTAATTGAATATTAATTTGGTCTAAATGGTTTAAATAAATGTGTGCGTCTCCAATTGTATGAATAAAATATCTTGGTTTTAAATTACATTCTAAACTTACAAGTGTTAATAGTAATGAATAACTTGCAATATTAAAAGGAACACCTAAAAAAGTGTCTCCGCTTCTTTGATAGAGTTGTAAATCTAAATAACCGTCTTTTGAAACATAAAATTGATATAAAGAATGACATGGAGGTAAAGCCATACTTTCAACTTCTTTTGGATTTCATGAACTTACAATTAATCTTCTTGAATTAGGATTGGTTTTAATTTCATTTAAAACTCATTTAAATTGATCTTTTCCTTCAAAATTTCTTCATTGTTTCCCATAAACTGGACCTAAATCTCCATATTTTTTTGCAAAATCACTATCGTTTTTAATTTTTTCAACAAATGCTTCAATAGTTTCGTTTTGATAGTCTTTTGAATTTTTATAAATTTCAAAAGGTCATTCATTTCAAATTTTTACACCATTTTCTACAAGATATTTAATATTTGTATCACCTTTAATAAATCAAAGCATTTCGTGAACTACAGCTTTAAAAAAAACTTTTTTAGTTGTTAATAAAGGAAAACCTTCTCTTAAATCGTATCTAGTTTGAACTCCAAACTTTGAAATAGTTCCAGTATTCGTTCTGTCATCTCTTTTTTCTCCATTTTTTAAAATATCTTCTACTAAATTTAAATATTGTTTCATATCTTATTCTCCATCTACAAATACAAAGCAACCGCAATAGCATATTCTTTTTCATGCGAAATTGAAATAACTATTGATTTTAGTTCTTCATTTAAAATTACTGGTTTATTATTTAAATACCCAATTGATATTTTATTTGGAGCAATATTTTTATTTGTTGCTTTAAAAATCGCTTCTTTTGCAGCTCATCTTCCTGCAACAAATTGTTTTTTTGCCTCTATATCTTGAATTTGTTCTAAATAGACAAATTCATCATCATGTAAAATGCGTTTAATTAAATTTTCATTTGTTAAATCAAC from Spiroplasma tabanidicola includes the following:
- a CDS encoding thymidine phosphorylase, which gives rise to MNYSTIINKKKINIELNKEEVEWIVNSFVDGSLPDYQMSSFLMVIWFNGMTENELINFTNAMVNSGITYDLSDLKGPFADKHSTGGVGDKTSLIYGPLVAYFGVKVSKLSGRGLGQTGGTIDKLESCTGWTENISQEKFKEVLNKVGLSIMGQSDDVVPADKKIYLLRDVTGSVDSIPLIASSIMSKKLVIPADSIELDVKVGSGAFMKNIEDAQELAKVMIKIGKAHNRKVSVMITNMDKPLGKAIGNALEVKEAWDTLHGNGPDDLNELCITAASISLVSNHIFNDLETAKKEVTEVLKSGKAAHILKDFIEAQNGDFSKIIDYDKHFITKYKIEIRSENEGYLKFKSAESLGYLSMHLGAGRAKKEDKIDFSAGIYLTKTIGQFVKKDDLIMTLYTNIDNKNGFINLAKQLIIIDSKPSSQETIIKLID
- a CDS encoding lysophospholipid acyltransferase family protein, with product MAKKLEEQNVKNEVAVESNTNEIVEYDTYEKDDKSGKLPYKLSKWRLFTSALGLYFLIRKAKKISKRIKTDPNSYSEEYRYNWFKKKISKVLRIPNIEMHVWGIENWLDKGVVLAPNHQSNLDPLMLIVINDFQKQQPISFVAKIETWSTKSIKHFMNLIDNVPLDRKNPRSALNAMKEAKELINEYKRSVVIFPEGTRSQGPEMNEFHGASMKVAQMAYAPIIPVSIVDSYKVYQKRKGIMPVKIVFGKPMMPNKFIATKTSVLTETVKREIQKNIDKYKDVDLKSKNLVVKKYDKKNKIYYY
- a CDS encoding dihydrofolate reductase, yielding MVTLIWAQSKNNAIGLNGHLPWDIKEEMQHFVNYTRGKTVLMGRNTWNSLKLKPLPKRKNIVVTTKGIDFIHENLEIVDNLEKVIKDFKNSDEELIIIGGKQIFDYTINFADRLVVSYIFDDYKGDLFASEIDKKKFKVIGTKDFSEFQVKIYERAL
- a CDS encoding thymidylate synthase, giving the protein MKQYLNLVEDILKNGEKRDDRTNTGTISKFGVQTRYDLREGFPLLTTKKVFFKAVVHEMLWFIKGDTNIKYLVENGVKIWNEWPFEIYKNSKDYQNETIEAFVEKIKNDSDFAKKYGDLGPVYGKQWRNFEGKDQFKWVLNEIKTNPNSRRLIVSSWNPKEVESMALPPCHSLYQFYVSKDGYLDLQLYQRSGDTFLGVPFNIASYSLLLTLVSLECNLKPRYFIHTIGDAHIYLNHLDQINIQLKREPKKLPTLKVNFDKKSIFDISYEDIVLEDYQSHPVLKGVVAV
- a CDS encoding holo-ACP synthase, translating into MAQIGTDIVQVNRVDLTNENLIKRILHDDEFVYLEQIQDIEAKKQFVAGRWAAKEAIFKATNKNIAPNKISIGYLNNKPVILNEELKSIVISISHEKEYAIAVALYL